Sequence from the Maribellus comscasis genome:
CTTTCCATTTATCACCGGTACGATGATGATGCGCTTTCATAATCCTGTAAATGATCGGATCACGCATGTGCATATTTGGCGATGCCATATTTATTTTTGCCCTCAGAACTTTAGCCCCCTCATCAAATTCACCGGCGGTCATCCGCATAAACAAATCCAGATTTTCTTCTACCGAACGGTTTCGAAACGGGCTTTCCATTCCCGGACGTGTTGGCGTTCCTTTCTGATTACTTATCACTTCAGAATTCTGATCATCAACATATGCTTTTCCTTCCTCTATTAACTGAACAGCAAACTCATGTAACTTATCAAAATAATCAGAAGCATAAAACAAACGATCTTCCCAATCAAAACCAAGCCAACGAACATCTTTCTGGATCGATTCCACATATTCTGTTTCCTCCTTTGAAGGATTCGTATCATCAAAACGAAGATTACATTTACCATCATATTTTTTTGCGATACCAAAATTCAGGCAAATTGATTTTGCATGTCCAATATGTAGATAACCATTGGGTTCCGGAGGGAATCGGGTATGCACCCGACTGTCGTTTTTCCCTAGTTTTAAATCCTCATCAATTTGAAGATGTATAAAATTTACTTTCTTTGGTTGTTCCTTCGTTACAGAATTATCCGCCATTTTCTTTAATCTACTTTATTTATTACACAAATGTAAAAAATGATCTGTGAGTTTAATTAATACTACTTTGAATAATTATGAATGGTTACTAATTTTTAATTTCGTCAAAAAAAAAGAATGGGAATAATCGAAATTGAGGGAATGCAATTTTATGCATTTCACGGTCATTACGAAACAGAAAGAGTTGTAGGGAATAATTTTGAGGTTTATTTGCGTTTTGAAGCCGATTGCACAAAAGCATCTATTTCAGACAATTTGAGCGACACAACAAATTACCAGGAAGTATATAATCTGGTAAAAAAGGAAATGCAAAATACCTCTCATCTTTTGGAACATGTTGTGCAACGAATTCTGAATTCTTTGTTTGAAAACTTTCCCGAAATAAAAAATGCACAAGTAAAAATATCCAAGATAAACCCACCAATGGGAGGAGAAATTGAAAAAGTAAGTGTAACGCTTTCTCAAAAAACGAAATAAAAGTCTTCATACAATCCCTTCAACACCAGAGTCCCAAAAATAAAACAGAACCCAAATCAAGACAAAGTTGTCCCAATACAAGACTACACCATCTTTTAATCAAGAAATAAACAACCTCAAAATCAACACATTAAAACAATTGGCATGTTTTTAGAACAATCCTCAATGAAAACACAAAACAGAAAGTAAAAAGTTATGGACAATACAAATTACCAAAAACAAACCCAGCTAAGAACAAAAAAAAGGTTTTATATCCTGCCCATTTTAATGGTCTTGATTGTTTCTTTTTCATCATGCCTGACAGAACCGGAAGAAATAGCTGCTACCTCAGAATATAAAAAAACAATGGACAACCTGAATGTGTCGGAAAACTTTTCATGGAAAACCTCCAAAAACGTAACCCTGGTAATAAATGCAATTTCCGACACCCCAGAGTTAAATTCAAAAGTTTCTGTTTATAACGGTAATCCGGAATCAGGCGGCGAACTGATTATTAATTGTGGATTAAACGACGAAACCACTTTTGAAAATGAAATTCAAATTCCGACTTACATTTCTACTCTATATTTAAAATGTGAATTCCCGTCAGGAAATTCGGCAATAGATTCGGTAAGCACAAGCAGCATTATTAATTACACTTTTACTGAAAGCTCTGCAACCAAAAGCGCAGCAATTTTAAGCGCAGAAGCTCCTGACAGCCCGGAATGCACCGGAGACGTTACCATTGCCGCCACATCCGGAGGAATTAATGTAGAGAATGGAAAAACATATTTGGTTACCTCAAACTTTTCCGGAGATGTTAATATTCAAAACGGTGGAGGAATATTAAGAATATGTGGCAACGTCACAATTAAGAATATAAATTTCAATACCGCCGGATCTATTGAAGTAACCTCCTCGGGGATACTTACATTTTCAAACAGCCTCAACCTTAACAGCAGTTCCCAGGAATTAAGCAACTGGGGAACCGTTAATCTCAACAAGAACTTTTCTCCTGGTGGAGTCTTTAACAATTATGGAACTGCCAATATTTCCGGTCTGAATATCAACTCTCAGGGTACACTGCTAAATACCGGGCAGCTTAACATTTCAGGAAGTTTCAACAATGACAACGCATCGGAGAATAGCGGCACAATGGAAGTGTCGGGACATTTCACCAACAACGGAGGAAGTACTTTTATAAACAACTGCAAATTAATTGTTACCGGTAATTTTGCACAAAACAGCACTTTAGAAAACAGTGGATACATTTCCTGCGGAGGAACTTTTTCTATTAATAGCAGCAACTCTACAACTATGACAGCTGGCGCGATGATTAAAACTGTCAACCTAACAGTTAATGATGAAATTAACGGCATAGGTGACTACTCAAGTTTGAGCGTTTCTTCCACAACTCATATAAACGGAGGAGGTGCTCTTACTGGAAATATTGATATTTGCGACGAAGGAGGAATCGAAGTAAACAACGGAACAATCGCATCAACTGTTACCTATTGTCAAAACTATATTGCAAAATCAGATTGCAACCCCGTTGGAATTGGAGAGGCCCCCACTTCTGATGGCGACGGCGATGGTGTACCCGACGGACAAGACGACTATCCCGACGACCCAAATACATCGTACAATTCCTATTTTCCAAACGAAACAGATAGTGCGACACTTGTATTCGAAGATCTTTGGCCATCAAAAGGAGATTATGACTTCAACGACCTAGTCGTCTATGTAAAAGGAAAATATGCTACAAACAGCAACAACAAGGTTGTTAAAGTTGTTTTGGACTTCAAAGTAAAAGCAGTTGGTGCTTCAAATATGAATGGCTTAGGTATCCAATTTGACGATGTCGCCTCTTCTGAAGTAACATCAGTATCAGGGGCAGTTAAAAATTCAGCAAGCGGAATTTCACTAAATAATAACGGAACAGAAGCAGGCCAAAGCAAGGCGGTTATTATTGCGATTGAAAATGTAAACGATGTACTATACAGAGCCGGCGGTTCGATGTTCAACACCGTCAAAAACGGACATATTGGAACTTCTGACTTAGTTACAATTACTGTTTCTTTTGAAAACAAACCTATAAGTCTGGATAAAATAAATTCTGCAGGCTTCAACTTCTTCCTTATTAAAAATCAGGAAAGAGGAACAGAAATACACCTGGCAGACAGAAAACCTACAGATTTAATGACTTACGAATTCGGAGCTTCTGATGACACTTCAGAACCTGCCAGCGACCGGTATTACAAAACAAGCAATAATCTTCCATGGGGATTGCTGATACTCGAACCATTCGACTATCCAATGGAAAAAATTGAAATCACTGATGCCTATTCTAATTTTGCAAGCTGGGCTGAATCAAATGGAACGATGTATGCCGACTGGTACAAAAGCCCAAATTCTTCCAAAGTCTGGTAAAGGGAAAAATATTCTTCAAAGAACCTTGTTAATTTTAGCAAGGTTCTTTTTATATATTGTTTGGTTAACTCCATTTTCAAATTAAAAAAATATTACCACATCTTACTTCGGGCCTATAAAAACACTTTTCAAACTTTTTATTCGTAAATTCGAAACAAATTTAAAAGCTTTTGAAAGATGTTTTTTAATGTTGACAAACTAAATGAAGGAAAAGGGAAAAACAGCTTTTCTCACTCAAAAAAAGAGGAACTGAGCCAAGGGAAAGATCCTAAAATAAATCTTAATACCTGTTCAAAAAACTGGCACGAAAATAATACCCACTGTCATACGAACAGGAAATGGGAAAAACTAAGAAAATAAAATCTGAATTTACATATTGCCGGAAATGCATTTTTTTATAGATTTGCAGTCCGAAACGAAACATGGTTCCTTGGCCGAGTGGCTAGGCAGCGGTCTGCAAAACCGTGTACGGCGGTTCGACTCCGCCAGGAACCTCAATTAAAGCTGAATTTTTTCAGCTTTTTTTATGCTCTACAATGTCAGTTTCAACATTACAAAAATACCGAACTGACGTTTTATATCGTCGTTGTAATTAAAGCGCCAAACGCCGTCAACACGAATAACTTTTAATATATTCTCCAAACCGAGAGAGAACTCGGTGTAAGGCATTCCACCCAGACCTTTCATCTCGCCGGGCAGCAAAAGACTATTCTCATGGTTTCCGTTATAACTTCCCCATAAACTTCTCATCCCTGCAATTTCGCGCCATTTTAATTTTCGGAACAAGGGCATTTTATTCAGAAAAAAACCAACAAAATGGTGTTCCCAAAAAATACTTGCGTAAGTATCGCTGATAAATTCCTGGTAATTCATCATGTTAAACGCGTAAGTATCGTAGGCATAAGTTTCATTCCCTTCATGAATTTTAAGAAAAGGAAAAGGAACATCGCCCCAAATCTTTCCGGCCTGCAAATAAACCATACTAAACCCAATAGGATTTATATTAATTCGGTCGGAAAATCCGGCATTTACTTTCCAGTAATTGTAGTCGCCGCCTAAAAATCCTTTTATTCCTTTTGTTGCAGAAAGCATAAAAGTGGGGTCGTAATTTGCAAAGGAAGATCGGTCAAAATCATCCTGAACAATATCTTCGCCCGGAGCATAACGCATACCCAATTTTATTTCCCCCGATTTTAGGTACGGCACTTCTTCGCCAGCCTGGTTTAAAAACGGCACATACGGCGCTGAATTAAATTTGGCATAAGAAATACCAAACTCCGAAGAAACACCTAAACGCCACTCGTGGTTTGCCAGGAAATCAACTCGGTCGGTCATGTTTAATTTCGAATTGAGGCGTTTACTCAGCAAAGTGGTCATAAAATTCTCTTCCATAAAAGCATTGTCACTTTTTCCGAGCATTTCCATATCGTGTTTTGCCTGCAGTGAAATTACATCCAAAGGTTTCACTGAGAAAAAATATTCCAAACCGCCACCATATTTAAATTTATCGTCGAGCGTACCGTAAGCACCGTAAGCATTAAACCTAAAATGCGTATCAAAATCGTAGGTTGTGCGGGCGCCAAACCGAAAACGGTTGCCTTCCACCTTATTTTTGCTGTACATATAATAATAAGGCCCCAACTCTATTTTCCCCAAATCGACATAGCCGTAATACAAGGTGTGAATAATTTCCTGAGCAGTATTATAAATTGGAAGATTCACCACAGAATCAACCATTTCGTAGATATCAGACTCACGCTGTTGTAACTCTACCGGGCGCGTTTTCTCCCAATAATCGTCGCTTTTATCCATCACGCCATCGGTAACCGTAATAGGTTCTTTTAAAGTTTCAACCTTTTTAGCAACCGATCCAAATTTGAAATGCTCGTAAATGTTATTTTTCCGAACAATTACACCAAGATGTTTTGAATTTTTATCCTTTTGCAAATCCACATCGGCAATAATCGACTCGTTGCGTGGAGTCCAGGTGCTGTCTGTTTTCTCAAACTCAATTTTGTATTGAAGATTATTTACAAAGTTTACATTCGCTTTTTCCGAAAGCTGCATTTCCAGCTTGGTTAATGCAAAACTTCCATCTTCAACCCAAAATTTTCCTTTAAAAACAGGTTCCTGCGGAAGTTTTGGTTTAAACGAAACTTCGTAAATTTTGCTTCCGTTGACCTGCGCGCTGTCTAAAAGGTAATATTTATAAAACTGCAAGCCCAGATTATTCACCGGCGAAATCAAACCAATATCAGAGAACGTAATGTAATTTTCGTAAATATTTACATCTTCATACATTTTCCCGGTAAACTGCGAAAACATATCAATGGTCATACCTGACGCTTTGTTGGCAATAATTTCTTCTCGATCTTTTTTGTTTTTAGCATCGTGATAAAAACTCGACACGGTTTCATTAAAAAACACCGGCAAAAATGTTTTTCCCTGAATTTCCATCGAGTCGATATAATCAAAAACAAAAGCAAACTGTTCCAGCAGCTTTTTATCTTTCAAACTGCTTTTTACATTTTTTATATCGAATTCAATTTTTGAATAAATCTGGCTGTTCCACGAAAGGAAGTTATCCGGATTGTTACGGTCTTTATTATCGACAATTTTCCGAAGTAGAATATTCGCAGGATTTTCGCCTGGCAGAATTTTAATTTCGCCCAACTCAACAACCTCTTCCTCCAACACAAAATCAATTTTATTGCTTTCGTTCATTTTTATTGAAGCTGATTGTTTTTTGTAACCAATGGCAGAAACGTCAATTTCCCCGGTTGGTTTAGCTGTTGAAATCTGGTAGTTTCCATTTACATCCGACATTGTTCCGATGTAGGTTCCCTTAAAAATAATATTTGCATAAGGGATTGGCTCTCCGGTTCCGGCATCGGTAATTTTACCTGAAACATCAGTTTTTTGTCCGGCTGCCAACAATGTCAGTAATAGAAATAATACCTGCGACAGTATTTTTTTTATCACGTTCTCTGTTTTCTTGTTTGTTTTCGAAAGTAAAAGTAGGTATTAGTTGAATTGAACGTTTGGATTAGCCTCAATTTATGACAAGAATTAATAATAATTAAGTAAATCTGAACATTATAAATTTTACTTTTGCCGACAAAAATGTTTTTCTGGAGCAAAATATTTATCTACGCAAACAAAGAGCAAAACCTTTTTCCCTTATTATGAAGTTATTACGCGCGATATTTTTTTCTCCCTTAACACTTCTCCGGCTAATGTTTGTCGTATTCATGTCGGGTTATGTTGTTGTTGTGGGTTGGTTTTGGCTTAATCTTTTTGGGTTTAGTCAACGTTTGCAACAATGGGTTATGAGAACCTGGGGAAAAAGCATCATTTTTTTTCTGGGAATAAAAATCGACCGAAATGAGCTGCCTGCAAGTAACAACTTTATTTTAATGCCCAACCACAGAAGCTATCTTGATATATTTATTGTTGCAGGACTTACGCCTGCAGCTCTGGTTGGTAAAGCCGAGCTAAAAAAATGGCCTTTTGGTAAACTTGGAGCTAAAGTAACCAACTCTATTTTAGTTGATCGTTCAGAAATAAAAAGCATGCTTAAAACCATGCACC
This genomic interval carries:
- the folB gene encoding dihydroneopterin aldolase — its product is MGIIEIEGMQFYAFHGHYETERVVGNNFEVYLRFEADCTKASISDNLSDTTNYQEVYNLVKKEMQNTSHLLEHVVQRILNSLFENFPEIKNAQVKISKINPPMGGEIEKVSVTLSQKTK
- a CDS encoding LruC domain-containing protein, giving the protein MDNTNYQKQTQLRTKKRFYILPILMVLIVSFSSCLTEPEEIAATSEYKKTMDNLNVSENFSWKTSKNVTLVINAISDTPELNSKVSVYNGNPESGGELIINCGLNDETTFENEIQIPTYISTLYLKCEFPSGNSAIDSVSTSSIINYTFTESSATKSAAILSAEAPDSPECTGDVTIAATSGGINVENGKTYLVTSNFSGDVNIQNGGGILRICGNVTIKNINFNTAGSIEVTSSGILTFSNSLNLNSSSQELSNWGTVNLNKNFSPGGVFNNYGTANISGLNINSQGTLLNTGQLNISGSFNNDNASENSGTMEVSGHFTNNGGSTFINNCKLIVTGNFAQNSTLENSGYISCGGTFSINSSNSTTMTAGAMIKTVNLTVNDEINGIGDYSSLSVSSTTHINGGGALTGNIDICDEGGIEVNNGTIASTVTYCQNYIAKSDCNPVGIGEAPTSDGDGDGVPDGQDDYPDDPNTSYNSYFPNETDSATLVFEDLWPSKGDYDFNDLVVYVKGKYATNSNNKVVKVVLDFKVKAVGASNMNGLGIQFDDVASSEVTSVSGAVKNSASGISLNNNGTEAGQSKAVIIAIENVNDVLYRAGGSMFNTVKNGHIGTSDLVTITVSFENKPISLDKINSAGFNFFLIKNQERGTEIHLADRKPTDLMTYEFGASDDTSEPASDRYYKTSNNLPWGLLILEPFDYPMEKIEITDAYSNFASWAESNGTMYADWYKSPNSSKVW
- a CDS encoding DUF5686 and carboxypeptidase-like regulatory domain-containing protein, translating into MIKKILSQVLFLLLTLLAAGQKTDVSGKITDAGTGEPIPYANIIFKGTYIGTMSDVNGNYQISTAKPTGEIDVSAIGYKKQSASIKMNESNKIDFVLEEEVVELGEIKILPGENPANILLRKIVDNKDRNNPDNFLSWNSQIYSKIEFDIKNVKSSLKDKKLLEQFAFVFDYIDSMEIQGKTFLPVFFNETVSSFYHDAKNKKDREEIIANKASGMTIDMFSQFTGKMYEDVNIYENYITFSDIGLISPVNNLGLQFYKYYLLDSAQVNGSKIYEVSFKPKLPQEPVFKGKFWVEDGSFALTKLEMQLSEKANVNFVNNLQYKIEFEKTDSTWTPRNESIIADVDLQKDKNSKHLGVIVRKNNIYEHFKFGSVAKKVETLKEPITVTDGVMDKSDDYWEKTRPVELQQRESDIYEMVDSVVNLPIYNTAQEIIHTLYYGYVDLGKIELGPYYYMYSKNKVEGNRFRFGARTTYDFDTHFRFNAYGAYGTLDDKFKYGGGLEYFFSVKPLDVISLQAKHDMEMLGKSDNAFMEENFMTTLLSKRLNSKLNMTDRVDFLANHEWRLGVSSEFGISYAKFNSAPYVPFLNQAGEEVPYLKSGEIKLGMRYAPGEDIVQDDFDRSSFANYDPTFMLSATKGIKGFLGGDYNYWKVNAGFSDRININPIGFSMVYLQAGKIWGDVPFPFLKIHEGNETYAYDTYAFNMMNYQEFISDTYASIFWEHHFVGFFLNKMPLFRKLKWREIAGMRSLWGSYNGNHENSLLLPGEMKGLGGMPYTEFSLGLENILKVIRVDGVWRFNYNDDIKRQFGIFVMLKLTL
- a CDS encoding lysophospholipid acyltransferase family protein, whose product is MKLLRAIFFSPLTLLRLMFVVFMSGYVVVVGWFWLNLFGFSQRLQQWVMRTWGKSIIFFLGIKIDRNELPASNNFILMPNHRSYLDIFIVAGLTPAALVGKAELKKWPFGKLGAKVTNSILVDRSEIKSMLKTMHQIKASVNQNIPVTLFPEGTTYKGPLTKPFKNGSFKIAADTGISVIPMAIHYKDANDAWVGKDTFLGHFFRQMGKPYSKVFIRYGKPVSHSEYKILQSEVKSQIDDMLNELNQIASH